From the genome of Petrotoga sibirica DSM 13575:
CAGATTATAATGTAATAAAACAAGGTTATGTTTCTGTAACCCCACTGAGTGTTTTCATGACAAAGTATGATTTTATAGATGAATTAAAATCACGGTTGGAGGTTTAAAGAGATGGAAATTCGACTCATTGGAGACCCTGTTTTAAGAAAAAGGGCGAAAAAAGTGGAAAAAATCGATGAAAACTTAAAAAATGTCATTGATGAAATGTTTTCGACAATGTATCTATACGACGGAGTAGGTTTAGCCGCACCTCAAGTGGGAATATCGTTGAGGTTTTTTATTATGGATTCTAGAGAAAACGAAGGAGACAGCCTCACGGCAAATAACGAAAAGGGCAAAAAAGTTGTTATTAACCCCGAAATAATAGAGTTCTTGGGAAAAGAGGTTAGCTTTGAAGAAGGGTGTTTAAGCATTCCTGATATATTTGAAGATGTAGTAAGAGCAGAAGGTGTGAAGGTTCGTTACCAGGATTTAAGCGGAAAAGTTATTGAGGAAGATCTTCACGGATATCAGGCAAGAATATTCCAACATGAAACAGATCATCTTGATGGGATTTTATTCACCGACAAATTACCCCTTGTAAAGAAAGCCAGGTTAAAAAAAGAATTAAACAAACTGATAGAAAAGGGGAAAAATCGCTCATTAGAGTTAGAGGATAAGGTTAAATTATGACAACTAACAACGATTTTAAAATTGTTTTCATGGGTACCCCTGATTTTGGAGCTGAAGTTTTAGAAGAATTAATAAATCACAATTTTAATGTTGTCGGAGTATTTTCCCAACCTGACAGACCTAGAGGGCGCGGAAAAAAACTTCAACCAACTCCAGCTAAGGAAATTGCCCTCAAATACAATATTCCCATATTTCAACCAAAAAGTGTTAATAAAGGAGAAGGCTTTGACTTTTTGAAAGAGTTGAATCCTGATATTATTATTACGGCTGCTTTTGGAAAAATATTGAGAAAAAACGTTTTAAAACTACCACAAAAAGGATGTTGGAACGTTCATGCATCTCTGTTGCCAAAATATAGGGGAGCTGCTCCTATTCAAAGAGCTATAGAAAACGGAGAAAAAGAAACAGGAATCAGTATTTTCAAGATGGTAGAAGCTCTGGACGCAGGAGATATTGCCATTCAAAAAAGTATACCCATTGAAATAAACGACAATTATGGCGTAGTTTATGAAAAATTATTAGCTCTTGCCAAAGAAACTGTGTTGGAGTTTTTAAATTCATTCGATCGGTTAATTTTGAAACCACAAAATGAAGAAGAAGCCTCATATGCAGAAAAAATTACAAAAGAAGACCTAATTGTAGATTTTGATAATGATACTCTAAAGGTTCATAACAAAATTAGAGCTTACGATCCCTACCCTGGAGTAAGAAGCATATACGAAAAAGAAGAGGTAAAGATGTTTGGCTCGGAATTTTCTGTTGATTTGACGACAATTGAAAATAAAGAAGAGCCAGGAACAATAATTGATATTGAAAAAGATGGCATAATTGTAAAATGTAGAAATGGGGCTGTAAAAGTGAAAGAGATACAATTCCCAGGTAAAAAAAAGATAACCACAATAGATGCCATCAATGGCAAAAAACTAAAATTACTTGGGCAGTTTAGACCTTATTAAAGAATAGCTTTTCAACGTTGCTTTTTATTATCTCTTTCAAAGTTTCAATATCAATCCCTTTTATTTCTGATATTTTCTCATAAATATACTTTACGTAGGTTGGTTTGTTCCTTTTTCCTCTAAAAGGTACAGGAGGTAAAAAAGGGGAATCTGTTTCAGGCAAAATTCTTTCAACAGGTGTTTTTTCAACCACTTCCCTCAATTTATTATTTTTTGGATAAGTAATTGGACCATCAAACCCTATATATAAGCCCAAATCCAAAAATTTCTGAGCCTTTTCCCAATCACTTGAAAAGCAATGAACCACACCTTTATACTCAGATAAT
Proteins encoded in this window:
- the fmt gene encoding methionyl-tRNA formyltransferase, with the protein product MTTNNDFKIVFMGTPDFGAEVLEELINHNFNVVGVFSQPDRPRGRGKKLQPTPAKEIALKYNIPIFQPKSVNKGEGFDFLKELNPDIIITAAFGKILRKNVLKLPQKGCWNVHASLLPKYRGAAPIQRAIENGEKETGISIFKMVEALDAGDIAIQKSIPIEINDNYGVVYEKLLALAKETVLEFLNSFDRLILKPQNEEEASYAEKITKEDLIVDFDNDTLKVHNKIRAYDPYPGVRSIYEKEEVKMFGSEFSVDLTTIENKEEPGTIIDIEKDGIIVKCRNGAVKVKEIQFPGKKKITTIDAINGKKLKLLGQFRPY
- the def gene encoding peptide deformylase → MEIRLIGDPVLRKRAKKVEKIDENLKNVIDEMFSTMYLYDGVGLAAPQVGISLRFFIMDSRENEGDSLTANNEKGKKVVINPEIIEFLGKEVSFEEGCLSIPDIFEDVVRAEGVKVRYQDLSGKVIEEDLHGYQARIFQHETDHLDGILFTDKLPLVKKARLKKELNKLIEKGKNRSLELEDKVKL